In Peribacillus simplex, the following are encoded in one genomic region:
- a CDS encoding type VII secretion protein EssB/YukC, translating into MKIQLFELGTLFIHKNRHYRLEIATNKVLAERVEDLTELQEEHNYFFTLKDIKKENDRLILGYEMEEGYQPLQIAKSYSTVLRLALLNQLLELDPLHNFNGKVLIHPRNIFFKDTKKLKFLYRSNQWLPFEAHIEKLEQYKILTLSMFSRFSYEKYKREKENLLKKEKDEFFFRIENAGSVEDLKELIASKLQEEETLHFFGLEAEKQKIKKEKRILTGISIGISAAVFTLALFLQQMAVKEAETVYATELEKAEQKSTFYKLLSEDKYDDALSLLKKTGGSKKEFANLYFDKGEYQKAIDADDNLIKPSVEALYKANKKEEILGLEAESDYLDIEKKIVSYDYSVLLSMQAFTKDEDQQLRIGQAFAEHGDLTDANDLNKRLKNKELAVTIRKRELQNQVAQLEQQIKNLKKKKDGKSKDIKEQLDPKNRELTTYKTELDKLDKKLGFN; encoded by the coding sequence GTGAAAATCCAATTATTTGAACTCGGAACGTTATTCATCCATAAAAATAGGCACTATCGTTTAGAAATTGCGACAAATAAGGTGTTGGCTGAACGGGTAGAGGACCTTACAGAACTTCAGGAAGAACATAATTATTTCTTTACACTGAAAGATATAAAAAAAGAAAATGATCGCTTGATTCTTGGTTATGAAATGGAGGAAGGTTACCAACCTTTACAAATAGCAAAATCATATTCAACCGTATTACGGCTTGCTTTATTAAATCAGTTGCTAGAATTGGATCCTTTACACAATTTTAATGGCAAAGTGCTGATCCATCCAAGAAACATTTTCTTTAAAGATACGAAAAAACTAAAGTTTCTATACAGAAGCAATCAATGGTTGCCCTTTGAAGCCCATATTGAAAAACTAGAACAATACAAAATTCTAACCCTATCTATGTTTTCCCGTTTTTCCTATGAAAAGTATAAACGGGAAAAAGAAAATCTGCTTAAAAAGGAAAAAGATGAATTTTTCTTCCGGATTGAAAATGCTGGCTCCGTTGAGGATTTGAAAGAGCTGATTGCGAGTAAACTTCAGGAGGAGGAAACGCTGCATTTTTTCGGATTAGAAGCGGAAAAACAAAAAATCAAAAAGGAAAAGAGGATCCTGACAGGAATTTCTATCGGAATCTCTGCAGCAGTCTTTACTTTGGCTCTTTTTCTTCAACAAATGGCAGTCAAGGAAGCTGAAACGGTTTATGCAACAGAACTTGAAAAAGCTGAACAAAAATCAACATTTTATAAACTATTAAGTGAAGACAAATATGATGATGCCCTTTCCTTATTGAAGAAAACGGGTGGTTCAAAAAAAGAGTTTGCGAATCTTTACTTTGATAAAGGTGAATATCAAAAGGCAATAGATGCAGACGATAATCTGATAAAGCCTAGTGTGGAAGCCTTATATAAAGCGAATAAAAAGGAAGAAATACTAGGATTAGAAGCCGAAAGTGACTATCTGGACATCGAAAAGAAAATAGTAAGCTATGATTACAGTGTTTTGTTATCGATGCAGGCTTTTACAAAGGATGAGGACCAACAACTTCGTATCGGACAAGCCTTTGCGGAGCACGGAGATCTTACAGATGCCAACGATCTCAATAAGAGGTTAAAAAACAAAGAATTAGCGGTTACGATCAGAAAAAGGGAATTGCAAAACCAAGTGGCTCAATTAGAACAACAAATAAAGAATCTCAAGAAAAAGAAAGACGGGAAATCAAAAGATATTAAGGAACAGCTTGATCCAAAGAATAGGGAGCTCACAACATATAAAACGGAACTTGATAAACTTGATAAGAAATTGGGTTTTAATTAA
- a CDS encoding IS4 family transposase, whose translation MNPVVSSELTLFAKELQRFLSPIVLQETAKQVGFVQRSSKYQANGLITLCVWLSQEVASTSLTQLCSRLEASMGVLISPEGLNQRFNPAAVAFLREVFTSLLTQNLCLNHSLSSHMISAFERIRILDATVFQLPDSFATNYQGSGGSSHTAGVKIQLEYDLLSGQFLNVQVGPGKNNDKTYGTICLETVEKGDLCLRDLGYFDLGDLQAIHDKEAYYISRLKLNTRIYIKNPDPEFFNNGTVKKQTEYIQLDMTQMMSSLTSGETLEITEAYMGQNQKLPARVIIHRLTDDQTQTRLKNQAIREKKKGIVMKEKSKHLMGMNVYITNTSPEEVPTDYVHSLYSLRWQIEILFKTWKSFFEIDECKPIKKERLECHLYGQLIGILLCSSTMFQMRQLLLEKKKKELSEYKAIYMIKDYFPSLFQAMAVGTEELLNILHRLYQLLKKNGRKCHRYKKMTVLDILGVVYEKTVKVRQAA comes from the coding sequence ATGAATCCTGTCGTCTCCAGTGAACTGACACTTTTTGCAAAAGAATTACAACGTTTTCTATCCCCAATAGTCCTACAAGAAACTGCCAAACAGGTGGGCTTTGTACAACGATCTAGTAAGTATCAAGCAAATGGACTTATCACCCTGTGCGTTTGGCTCAGCCAAGAAGTCGCTAGTACATCACTTACGCAATTATGTAGTCGTTTGGAGGCTTCCATGGGTGTACTAATAAGCCCAGAAGGGCTGAATCAGCGCTTTAATCCAGCAGCTGTCGCATTCCTCCGAGAAGTCTTTACTTCACTCCTAACACAAAATCTCTGTTTAAATCATTCGCTTTCTTCACACATGATTTCTGCTTTCGAACGTATTCGGATTTTAGATGCGACTGTATTTCAGCTACCTGATTCCTTCGCCACAAATTATCAAGGCTCTGGAGGGAGTAGTCATACTGCAGGGGTGAAAATCCAATTGGAATACGATTTATTAAGTGGCCAATTTTTAAACGTACAGGTAGGACCAGGAAAAAACAATGATAAAACATACGGTACCATCTGCCTTGAAACTGTAGAGAAAGGCGATTTATGTTTACGTGATCTTGGTTACTTTGATTTAGGAGACTTACAAGCCATTCATGATAAAGAGGCTTATTATATTTCTCGGTTGAAGTTAAATACACGTATTTATATCAAGAACCCTGATCCAGAATTTTTCAACAATGGCACGGTAAAAAAACAAACCGAATACATCCAGCTTGATATGACACAAATGATGTCCAGTCTAACCTCTGGTGAAACACTGGAAATCACTGAAGCATACATGGGTCAAAATCAGAAGCTTCCAGCACGTGTCATTATCCATCGTTTAACCGATGATCAAACGCAAACACGCCTAAAAAACCAAGCGATTCGAGAAAAGAAGAAAGGCATTGTCATGAAGGAGAAAAGTAAGCACTTGATGGGTATGAATGTCTACATAACGAATACATCACCAGAAGAAGTTCCCACTGACTATGTTCATTCCCTCTATTCCCTGCGTTGGCAAATCGAAATTTTGTTTAAAACATGGAAGTCATTCTTTGAAATCGATGAATGCAAACCAATCAAAAAAGAACGCCTTGAGTGCCATTTATATGGCCAACTCATTGGCATTCTCCTCTGTTCTTCTACCATGTTTCAAATGCGACAGTTACTTCTTGAAAAGAAAAAGAAGGAATTGAGTGAATACAAAGCAATTTATATGATTAAAGATTACTTCCCGTCACTGTTTCAAGCGATGGCAGTTGGCACAGAAGAACTTTTGAACATTCTGCATCGCCTTTATCAGCTGCTCAAAAAGAATGGTCGTAAATGTCATCGTTATAAGAAGATGACTGTCTTGGATATTCTTGGAGTTGTATATGAAAAAACGGTGAAGGTTAGACAAGCTGCCTAG
- a CDS encoding CagC family type IV secretion system protein translates to MTSLKKLQILLMFAAILLLLHIAPEQASAAANVSAKIKEGLKQVQTLLTGLVVTVGICVSIWIIIKKLPGVDDPHTKNEMFRGVGMALAGVGLAAAIVWLVPWMYALFA, encoded by the coding sequence ATGACTTCGTTAAAAAAATTACAAATCTTACTGATGTTTGCTGCAATTCTTTTACTTTTACATATCGCCCCAGAGCAAGCATCTGCAGCAGCCAATGTATCAGCAAAAATCAAAGAGGGACTGAAACAAGTTCAAACATTGTTAACGGGGCTTGTTGTTACCGTCGGCATCTGCGTCTCCATCTGGATCATCATTAAAAAATTACCAGGCGTGGATGATCCGCATACCAAAAATGAAATGTTTCGTGGCGTAGGAATGGCTTTGGCAGGGGTAGGCTTAGCAGCCGCAATCGTATGGCTTGTTCCGTGGATGTACGCGTTATTCGCTTAA
- a CDS encoding conjugal transfer protein TrbL family protein, with amino-acid sequence MFDFKEKIVEAIQGMLEDFIEWALLMCNDLLLKQNAEVEFLSSVNNLLLALTSTIAITIILYKIIEVMSRNAAGDAIAYGPVIVNTLKSALLIPAMPFVQKILLEEVAYNMGNWMIGEGSKVSKEKIAAMLEPRNFETLHFQGAALLILLAVFAIAFIAFLFSVAIFHADVMFLYLLSPLACVSVIADDNEYLGVWWRELLSQIVTILSKIFLFVIALSILINENLTFLNFLLLMGCCILLIKSPSVLRNMWYSSGSGRGMMGAMGGTTKLAARRFLLKR; translated from the coding sequence TTGTTTGATTTTAAAGAAAAGATTGTAGAAGCCATTCAGGGAATGCTAGAGGATTTTATTGAATGGGCACTTTTAATGTGTAATGATCTTTTACTAAAGCAAAACGCTGAAGTAGAGTTCCTTTCATCCGTCAATAATCTTTTGCTTGCCCTAACCTCAACGATAGCTATAACGATCATTTTATATAAGATTATTGAGGTTATGTCAAGAAATGCTGCAGGAGATGCCATTGCATACGGACCTGTGATTGTAAATACGTTAAAAAGCGCCCTACTGATTCCAGCGATGCCTTTTGTTCAGAAAATCTTATTAGAAGAAGTTGCTTATAATATGGGAAATTGGATGATTGGCGAAGGAAGTAAGGTTAGTAAGGAAAAAATAGCTGCTATGTTAGAACCCAGAAACTTTGAAACACTTCATTTCCAAGGGGCAGCTCTTCTTATATTGTTAGCTGTCTTTGCAATAGCGTTTATTGCATTCCTATTTTCAGTAGCGATATTTCATGCGGACGTGATGTTCCTATATTTATTAAGTCCGCTTGCTTGTGTGTCGGTTATTGCGGATGATAATGAATATTTAGGAGTTTGGTGGCGTGAATTACTAAGTCAGATCGTTACGATTCTTTCAAAAATCTTTTTATTCGTAATAGCTTTAAGTATATTAATCAATGAAAATCTTACATTTCTTAATTTTCTATTACTCATGGGATGCTGTATTCTCTTGATTAAGAGTCCTTCGGTCCTTAGAAACATGTGGTATTCATCTGGGTCGGGCAGAGGCATGATGGGAGCTATGGGTGGGACAACAAAACTTGCTGCCAGGAGATTTTTATTAAAAAGATAG
- a CDS encoding VirB4 family type IV secretion system protein, translated as MPFSLATLFSLLKRENKQDEQVKQSPEDIHGMLETEELNSIYPFVWKENKNYIESGGNFIKVLAVVAYPKEQKGNWLSDLKRLKGNISFVQYLEPSNSEGMISYYNDSIKNKDAELLKTRDPATRIRLQSELESAKYQLNQVLSNRSTFMYLYTYIFIQAASLEDLKTLEDNVQRILTKLRMKALNPHYATPMAFWSALPLGDNQLKDYTYQMCNSEAASSFFPFDDSEICYLSPTAQVEGINKTTNSLVAIDYLDTQRTLNQNMVVIGTSGVGKSTFMVQKILRCYAMGIKIYIIDPENEYSHIVKILGGEVVHLSSNSSTKINPLEIFSTEITDTEDFNDDSEFIRDLVKQKVQRLKAFFKVLKADLSQVESSILDKALINLYKRFSINENSNFTSLMATDFPILEDFYEDLGTLKENDLERYEKIQDFYFILESYVHGSNSLFNGHTNVNINNSLFSFNLKSLQNEVDVQAACYFNIFGFLWDEVTKTKEELVYLFIDEFHFLSKNPDSMRFFYQAYKRFRKYNAGAIAGTQQIIDVLDTEDNLGAAMIENSHTKIFFGLDNKGVEDVVKKINLSFSDEEISLLRAKRQGEALIVYGSQRAFIRVELTQEELRLWNKKRYFEKYGLDPDEIPDYEGRNEMTPIEKEEVRNFVL; from the coding sequence ATGCCTTTTTCTTTAGCTACTTTATTTTCTTTATTAAAACGTGAAAATAAGCAGGACGAACAGGTGAAACAAAGTCCCGAAGACATACATGGGATGTTAGAGACCGAAGAACTTAATTCCATTTATCCTTTTGTCTGGAAGGAAAATAAGAATTATATCGAAAGTGGTGGCAACTTTATTAAGGTGCTGGCTGTCGTTGCTTATCCTAAAGAACAAAAAGGGAACTGGCTATCGGATCTGAAGCGGTTAAAAGGAAACATATCCTTTGTCCAGTACCTAGAACCGTCCAATTCAGAAGGCATGATTAGCTATTACAATGACTCTATTAAAAATAAAGATGCGGAACTATTAAAAACAAGAGATCCAGCCACTCGCATCAGGTTGCAATCCGAACTGGAAAGCGCAAAATATCAATTAAATCAGGTATTATCAAACCGTTCTACCTTTATGTATCTGTATACATACATCTTCATACAAGCTGCATCCTTAGAAGATTTGAAGACCTTAGAAGACAATGTCCAGAGGATTTTAACAAAACTAAGGATGAAAGCTCTAAACCCTCATTACGCAACACCGATGGCATTCTGGTCGGCTCTGCCTTTAGGGGATAATCAATTAAAGGATTATACCTATCAGATGTGCAACAGTGAAGCGGCCTCTTCTTTCTTTCCGTTCGATGATTCAGAGATTTGCTATTTATCCCCGACGGCTCAGGTGGAAGGGATCAATAAGACAACCAATTCATTGGTTGCGATAGACTATTTGGATACACAACGTACATTAAATCAAAACATGGTGGTCATTGGGACATCAGGTGTCGGGAAGTCTACCTTTATGGTTCAAAAGATTCTTCGCTGCTACGCTATGGGAATCAAGATATATATCATTGATCCAGAAAATGAGTACTCCCATATTGTTAAAATCCTTGGAGGTGAAGTCGTTCATCTCAGTAGTAATAGTTCGACGAAAATCAACCCCTTGGAGATATTCTCCACAGAAATTACGGACACCGAAGATTTTAATGATGATTCGGAATTCATAAGGGACCTTGTTAAACAAAAGGTTCAACGTCTTAAGGCCTTTTTCAAAGTTTTAAAAGCAGACTTATCCCAAGTTGAATCTAGTATTTTAGATAAGGCATTGATCAACCTTTACAAGCGTTTTTCCATTAATGAAAACAGCAATTTTACAAGTTTAATGGCAACGGACTTCCCAATTCTAGAGGACTTTTATGAGGATTTAGGTACATTGAAGGAAAATGATTTAGAACGCTATGAAAAAATCCAGGATTTTTATTTTATCCTGGAAAGTTATGTTCATGGATCTAACTCGTTATTTAATGGGCATACGAACGTGAATATCAATAATTCGCTATTCTCTTTTAATCTAAAATCCCTACAAAATGAGGTGGATGTGCAGGCTGCTTGTTACTTTAATATCTTTGGTTTCCTATGGGATGAAGTGACGAAAACAAAAGAGGAATTGGTGTACCTATTTATTGATGAATTCCACTTCTTATCAAAGAACCCGGATTCGATGAGATTCTTTTATCAAGCTTATAAACGGTTTAGAAAGTATAATGCCGGCGCTATCGCAGGCACGCAACAAATTATCGATGTACTGGATACCGAGGATAACCTAGGGGCAGCTATGATTGAAAATAGTCACACAAAAATATTTTTTGGACTGGACAATAAGGGTGTGGAAGATGTGGTTAAAAAAATTAATCTATCATTCTCTGATGAAGAGATTTCCTTATTACGAGCGAAACGTCAGGGAGAAGCATTAATTGTTTACGGGTCTCAACGTGCATTTATTCGGGTTGAGCTCACGCAAGAAGAGCTACGTCTTTGGAATAAAAAACGGTACTTTGAAAAATATGGTTTAGATCCTGATGAAATCCCTGATTATGAGGGAAGGAATGAAATGACTCCCATTGAAAAAGAAGAAGTTCGAAATTTTGTTCTGTAA
- a CDS encoding VirD4-like conjugal transfer protein, CD1115 family encodes MKNNGIIAGVLNHSVIVQPTDSNLPNRNHFVVGGPGSSKTQGYVVPNVLHEKECSLVVTDPKGEVYELTSEVKRRQGYEVHVVNFSEMGYSDRYNPFDYVREEIQASTVANAIIASKNDPKRKDFWYNAQFSLLKALILYAIHELPPELRNMTGLLDFLQEFDPEASKDGASELDGQFLRMDKSHPARRAYELGFKKSQEKTRANIIISLLTTIGDFTSSSVSRFTSFSDFFLGDVGKRKMALYVIIPVMDSTWEGVINLFFNQMFQELYKVGAQNRAKLPQPVIFILDEFPNLGKFPDYEKFLATCRGYGIGVLTIVQSITQLQEKYGREQAESILGNCGTKICLGNINETTAKYFSELMGKTTAKMETGSISKSKGQSSSSSSSSSYSYSARNLMNVDEILTMHKDEAIVIITGKHPIRVKKAYQYVLFPNVTSSLRISQLNYQNKPSQEVLDWLKGKREEYNEYFRSTERQETLKKAEVEMYENQVLKAENEAERQEELAMSFFSQTNITSSTNPSKEGGS; translated from the coding sequence ATGAAAAATAATGGGATCATAGCAGGCGTTTTAAACCATTCAGTGATTGTGCAACCAACGGATTCAAATCTTCCAAACCGAAACCACTTTGTAGTCGGGGGCCCTGGTTCATCCAAAACTCAAGGGTATGTTGTGCCGAATGTGTTACATGAAAAAGAATGTTCCTTAGTGGTAACGGATCCCAAAGGCGAGGTCTATGAACTAACTTCCGAAGTCAAACGGAGACAAGGCTATGAAGTCCATGTGGTGAATTTTTCAGAAATGGGATACTCAGATCGATATAATCCCTTCGATTACGTTAGAGAGGAAATACAGGCTTCCACGGTAGCGAATGCCATTATAGCTTCTAAAAATGACCCGAAACGAAAAGATTTTTGGTACAATGCCCAATTTAGTTTGTTAAAAGCACTTATCTTATACGCCATTCATGAATTACCACCCGAACTACGTAATATGACAGGTTTGTTAGATTTCTTACAGGAATTTGACCCAGAAGCAAGTAAAGACGGAGCAAGTGAGCTAGATGGACAGTTTTTAAGAATGGACAAATCACATCCAGCTAGAAGGGCGTATGAGTTAGGATTTAAAAAATCCCAAGAAAAAACGCGAGCGAATATTATTATTTCTTTACTTACGACGATAGGGGACTTTACTTCAAGTTCGGTCTCTCGATTTACAAGCTTTTCCGACTTCTTTTTAGGCGATGTGGGAAAAAGGAAAATGGCTTTATATGTGATTATTCCCGTCATGGATTCAACATGGGAAGGGGTGATTAATTTATTTTTCAACCAAATGTTTCAGGAGTTATATAAAGTAGGGGCTCAAAACAGAGCAAAACTGCCTCAACCAGTGATTTTTATTTTAGATGAATTTCCGAACTTAGGGAAGTTTCCCGACTATGAAAAATTCTTGGCAACCTGCAGGGGCTACGGCATTGGAGTACTGACCATCGTTCAAAGCATCACCCAATTGCAAGAGAAGTATGGCCGGGAACAAGCAGAATCCATTTTAGGAAACTGTGGAACAAAAATCTGTTTAGGGAATATCAATGAAACGACCGCTAAATACTTTTCAGAGTTAATGGGGAAAACCACCGCAAAAATGGAAACTGGTTCAATTTCAAAATCAAAAGGACAATCATCCAGTTCGTCTTCTTCCTCAAGCTATTCTTATTCAGCACGCAACTTGATGAATGTTGATGAAATTTTAACGATGCATAAAGATGAAGCTATCGTAATCATCACTGGAAAACACCCAATAAGGGTTAAAAAAGCCTACCAATATGTCCTGTTTCCAAATGTAACGAGCTCATTACGTATAAGCCAATTAAATTATCAGAATAAACCATCACAAGAAGTGTTGGATTGGCTAAAAGGGAAAAGAGAGGAATATAACGAGTATTTTAGATCAACGGAACGGCAAGAAACATTAAAAAAAGCAGAGGTTGAAATGTATGAGAACCAGGTGTTAAAAGCTGAAAATGAGGCTGAAAGACAAGAAGAACTGGCCATGAGCTTCTTTTCTCAAACTAATATCACTTCAAGTACCAATCCATCAAAAGAAGGGGGATCTTAA
- a CDS encoding bifunctional lytic transglycosylase/C40 family peptidase has protein sequence MSATVAVKGTVFVVRYWKEITIGVVFSLILMAGLLLGTQSQEEPKGYINSPYGTANVPPHIEQWKGLLQEYTTKYGIPEYTDFLLALMYQELGYSQTLDIMQSSESVGLPPNAIQNPVMSVNLGVQHFKSVLEDGQKNGVDFPAIVQSYNFGSGYLSFISSNGKKHSVELAQQFSLAQTKKQGWSCSDWRAPYCYGDYTYVEKVMGNLTPTGIAVGSEDVSPLGEQAFNAIITEANKYVGWPYIWGGSDPHRGFDCSGFTQWIFAKVGIKLPRTAQEQYDVSSKIPPSEARPGDFIYFTGTYETNKYITHVGIYMGDGKMFDSNGSGIGIHDIHSPYWKSHIVGFGRVSH, from the coding sequence GTGTCTGCAACAGTTGCTGTAAAGGGAACCGTTTTTGTCGTCCGGTACTGGAAGGAAATTACGATAGGCGTCGTATTCTCCTTAATATTAATGGCGGGCTTATTACTCGGAACTCAATCTCAAGAGGAGCCAAAGGGATATATTAACTCGCCATATGGAACGGCTAATGTTCCACCTCATATTGAACAATGGAAGGGCCTGCTTCAAGAATATACGACGAAGTACGGAATACCGGAATACACAGATTTTCTACTGGCCCTCATGTATCAGGAATTAGGATACTCACAAACCTTGGATATTATGCAAAGTTCTGAATCTGTCGGGTTACCGCCAAACGCCATTCAAAACCCGGTAATGTCCGTAAATTTAGGGGTTCAACATTTTAAATCGGTATTAGAAGATGGACAAAAGAACGGAGTGGATTTTCCAGCTATTGTTCAGTCATACAATTTCGGTTCTGGTTACCTGAGTTTTATTTCTTCAAACGGAAAAAAACATTCAGTTGAATTAGCCCAACAATTCTCCTTGGCACAAACTAAAAAACAAGGATGGAGTTGTTCGGATTGGAGGGCACCTTACTGCTATGGAGACTATACGTATGTGGAGAAAGTGATGGGAAACCTAACGCCGACGGGAATTGCTGTCGGGAGTGAAGATGTTTCCCCATTGGGGGAACAAGCATTTAATGCGATTATCACAGAAGCGAATAAATATGTAGGCTGGCCATATATATGGGGAGGTTCAGATCCCCATAGAGGATTTGATTGTTCGGGATTTACACAATGGATATTTGCTAAGGTGGGGATAAAGCTACCACGAACTGCTCAAGAACAATATGATGTGTCGTCGAAAATCCCGCCTTCTGAAGCAAGACCAGGTGATTTTATCTATTTTACTGGAACTTATGAGACCAACAAATATATCACACATGTCGGGATTTACATGGGAGATGGCAAAATGTTTGATTCTAACGGTTCGGGTATTGGAATCCATGACATACATTCGCCTTACTGGAAATCTCATATAGTTGGTTTTGGTAGAGTGTCCCATTAG
- the trsD gene encoding TrsD/TraD family conjugative transfer protein codes for MVNHNKKMDREEFDYEVETLIKKGKSTIQDISIIEGIYKDYVLLKNGYLSSILQVSGINLDLLAEYEQNRLFEDYGSFLMSQVHDQLQTISMTVPVDFRSYNLGWKKRYLHELENMDNSGNKYKRTLITSYIDHFQGIRMKDEMSTKQHFVVIREKMYKRTFQDLERAETILTKKVEELTNSLRSTFESYDITIRKLSEKNTLTLLYRSFDFEMSKLYG; via the coding sequence GTGGTTAATCATAATAAGAAAATGGATAGGGAAGAATTTGACTATGAAGTAGAAACTCTTATAAAAAAAGGAAAATCGACAATTCAAGACATAAGTATTATAGAAGGGATATACAAAGACTATGTCCTTTTGAAAAATGGATATCTGTCGTCCATTCTCCAAGTGAGTGGTATCAACCTAGATTTATTGGCGGAGTATGAACAGAATCGTTTATTTGAAGATTACGGTTCATTCTTAATGAGTCAAGTCCATGATCAATTACAAACCATCTCGATGACGGTTCCAGTGGATTTCCGTTCCTATAACTTAGGTTGGAAAAAACGCTATTTGCATGAACTCGAGAATATGGATAACTCAGGTAATAAATACAAGCGAACCCTTATCACATCCTACATCGATCACTTCCAAGGGATAAGGATGAAAGATGAAATGTCGACAAAACAACATTTTGTTGTCATTAGGGAGAAAATGTATAAACGTACGTTCCAAGATTTAGAACGTGCTGAAACCATTTTAACAAAAAAGGTGGAGGAATTGACAAACTCCCTGCGATCCACTTTTGAATCGTACGATATAACGATTAGAAAATTGTCCGAGAAAAATACGTTAACGTTGCTATACAGATCCTTTGATTTTGAAATGTCAAAACTATACGGATAA
- a CDS encoding PAS domain-containing protein, producing the protein MNEQSNNKNTASISENSIGRWKAIIESINDGVLMIDHNGYERMINPEYTRITGVTTAIIGKSLGKYRSWAQPELTADSLRPLKILKLTKRCNSTFTDATPYPSS; encoded by the coding sequence TTGAACGAGCAATCAAATAATAAAAACACAGCTTCAATTAGTGAAAACAGCATAGGCAGGTGGAAAGCAATTATAGAGTCAATCAATGACGGTGTTCTAATGATTGATCATAATGGGTATGAACGAATGATCAATCCTGAATATACACGTATTACTGGTGTTACAACAGCTATCATAGGGAAGTCACTGGGAAAATATCGGTCCTGGGCGCAACCTGAACTTACCGCAGATTCATTGAGACCATTAAAAATATTAAAACTTACTAAACGTTGTAACTCCACATTTACTGATGCTACCCCATACCCATCAAGCTAA